In the Alligator mississippiensis isolate rAllMis1 chromosome 7, rAllMis1, whole genome shotgun sequence genome, one interval contains:
- the LOC132251758 gene encoding olfactory receptor 14A16-like — MTSNCTAVTEFLLLGFSNVLGLQILHLATFLVIYLAALIGNLLVIMLIVVDSHLHTPMYFFLLNLSILDIGSISVIAPKSMANSILKTRLISYSGCVTQVFLILFFIPADLAILTVMAYDRYIAICKPLHYETVMNKRACLQMAAMGWSAALLNSALHTGNTFRLPFCHSNIVNQFFCEIPQLLRISFPEVFTSEIQILIFGACLGLVCIAFIFVSYIQIFTTVLRIPSEQGWHKAVSTCLPHLIVVSLLGSTGLIAYVKPTSESPSALDLMLSVLYSMIPPMMNPVIYSMRNKDIKAALWKLVRWKWFIVTKMSIVFH; from the coding sequence atgacgtccaattgcaccgcTGTGACTGAGTTCCTACTCCTGGGGTTCTCCAATGTCCTGGgattgcagatcttgcacttggccacttttctagtaatatacctggcagccctgattggcaatctccttgttatcatgcTCATAGTcgttgacagccacctccacaccccgatgtatTTCTTCCTCCTCAAcctgtccatcctcgacatcggatccatctctgtcattgctcccaaatccatggccaattccatactgaaaaccaggctgatttcctattctggatgtgtcacccaagtttttctCATCCTTTTCTTCATTCCAGCAGACCTCGCCATCCTCACCgtcatggcttatgaccgatacatcgccatctgcaaaccactgcactatgagacaGTGATGAACAagagagcttgtctgcaaatggcagccatgggctggagcgctgctcttctgaactctgccctgcacacggggaacacctttaggctgcccttctgccactccaacatcgtcaaccagttcttctgtgaaatcccccagctccttaggatttcTTTCCcagaggtgtttactagtgaaattcagattcttaTCTTTGGTGCATGTTTAGGTCTTGTTTGCATTgcgtttatatttgtgtcttatattcagatattcactactgtactgagaatcccctctgagcagggctggcacaaagcagtttccacctgtcttccccacctcattgttgtctcTTTGCTCGGTAGCACTGGTCTGATTGCCTATGTGAAGCCCACATCTGAATcgccatcagctctggacctcatgctgtctgttctctattctatgatcccaccaatgatgaatccggtcatctacagtatgagaaacaaggacatcaaagcagcactGTGGAAACTGGTTAGATGGAAGTGGTTTATTGTGACAAAGATGTCAATTGTTTTCCATTGA